A segment of the Nitrosopumilus sp. genome:
GTTTCAAAAACTTCCGCTTCTGGAAATTCTTTTTTCATGATCTAGCTTGATTTCTTCCATTTAATTACTATATTCACCGTGATTATATTTTTTTGAGTCTTTTTTAGAATCTCATGTAGTTTGATGATGAAAGACTGCTACAAACTATTCTTTATCTATTTTTTTCCAAATTACTTTTCAAATATTCAATTCCCTTTATTGATGAAAAGATTCAACATGGTTCGTCCTTTGTCTGTTATTGTATAAATTACATTTACTCCTACGGCCTCTTTTTTTATAAAGTTGTAATCCACACACAGGTGTAGGTAATTTAGAAATGATTTTTTCATCCTAATTTTTGATTTTGAATACAAATTGGTGAATGTCATTGGGGTTCCTCTGAGCTGATATAGCAATTTCAATAATGACAACGTACTGTAGTCTTTTGTTTTTGCTCTTACTGCATCTAGAATTTGTTCATCACGCTTTATGATAAAATCCTGAAATTGATCTGCCACTTCTATTGGTACGTATGTTAGTCTTGCTCGCATCATACCGTATAGTACGGTACATTACCTTATTATTCTTTAACTTGAGTCTTGTTGATCTTTTTAGCTGGTTTTTTTACACTTGTTTCCCTTTTGAATAATGTCGTGACTTATTTTTAGGCGTGATGAAGATCCTTTCTGATAAATAGCCTTTTTTTGGAAATTATTTGTGAAAAAGATAGAGGCAATAGTTGGGAGGAAAAATTTCCCTACGGTTAAAACCAAGTTGAATACTGTTGGAACGTTCATCATTGATAAACGAAATTTGGATGACAGTAACATTTACGATGAGTCAAAAGGCTCTCGTGTGGGTTCTACTGGTTTAAAGTCAATACTTCTGGCAAAAATTGAAATGGTAGTCTCAGATGTGGATGCCAGAAATGTAGTTGAAATGATTTCAAAAAATTCTGGACTGTTGTCAAACCATGTCGTATGATTCTGTTATTTCACTACCGAAAACCTTCCCGTCCCCTTTTCTTCCTGTATGGGCAACTTTGATGATTTCTGAAACCACTGACTCTACTTTTGAATTGGGAATTACTGTTATTGTGATATCTGTTGAATTAAATTCAATCTGATGACCTCCAATTTCTGGACGTTCTCCATCTCCTTGTCCTAATGATTGAATTAAGGTGACTCCCTCTGTTCCTTTTTTCCTGATTGCATTCACGACTTGTTTAGAAATTTCACTTTGAACGATCGCCTCAATTCGCTTCACTGCTAACTGATCTGAAATGATATTTAAAAACGTATTATGGGATTTTTATGGCATTATTGGAAATAATCGGATTAATTTAGCATGTAACAGAAACGATGAAATATTCCTATTGATGAAGGTCAATAAGGATAAAACATTGGCTATAAACTATGATGAATTATGTAAACAAGTGTTTGATTTAGATCCACAAGTACGATTTGCTGGAATTGCGAATAGTAAGGGTGTGTTAGTTGCAGGTGGGCAAAGAGACAATATTGAATCCTTACTTGCA
Coding sequences within it:
- a CDS encoding P-II family nitrogen regulator; this encodes MKRIEAIVQSEISKQVVNAIRKKGTEGVTLIQSLGQGDGERPEIGGHQIEFNSTDITITVIPNSKVESVVSEIIKVAHTGRKGDGKVFGSEITESYDMV